Proteins found in one Ancylobacter polymorphus genomic segment:
- a CDS encoding ParA family protein, with amino-acid sequence MPVISFANPKGGAGKTTSALLLASELAAKGASVVLVDADPEKWISQWGALPGKPDNITIVGEVTEDSIVDVIDQAASQVQFVIVDLEGTASLMVANAIGLSDLVIIPTQGASMDAKGAVKTLRLIRNQARMAKREIPHAVLLTRTSAAVASRSLKNIRDQLDGAGVEVFATSIVERAAYRDLLDFGGLLADLDPSKVSNIDKAVQNAREFMAEVVTRLKAGSRVGEAA; translated from the coding sequence ATGCCCGTAATCTCATTCGCTAATCCCAAGGGCGGGGCGGGCAAGACCACCTCGGCCCTGCTGCTCGCCTCGGAACTCGCCGCCAAGGGGGCCTCCGTCGTCCTCGTCGACGCCGACCCCGAGAAGTGGATCTCCCAGTGGGGCGCGCTGCCCGGCAAGCCCGATAACATCACCATCGTCGGCGAGGTGACCGAGGACAGCATCGTCGACGTGATCGATCAGGCCGCCTCGCAGGTGCAGTTCGTCATCGTCGATCTGGAAGGCACCGCGAGCCTCATGGTGGCCAACGCCATCGGCCTGTCGGATCTGGTGATCATCCCGACGCAGGGCGCGTCCATGGACGCCAAGGGGGCGGTGAAGACCCTGCGGCTCATCCGCAACCAGGCGCGGATGGCCAAGCGCGAGATCCCGCATGCGGTGCTGCTCACGCGCACCAGCGCGGCCGTGGCCTCGCGCTCGCTCAAGAACATCCGCGACCAGCTGGACGGCGCGGGCGTGGAGGTGTTTGCCACCTCCATCGTCGAGCGCGCCGCCTACCGCGACCTGCTGGATTTCGGCGGGCTGCTGGCCGATCTGGACCCGTCCAAGGTCAGCAACATCGACAAGGCGGTGCAGAACGCGCGCGAGTTCATGGCTGAGGTGGTCACCCGCCTCAAGGCAGGCAGCCGGGTAGGGGAGGCGGCCTGA
- a CDS encoding DNA methyltransferase, producing the protein MNAPLPCPGAVHHGDCVRLMGRMPEACVDMVLTDPPYLCRYRSRDGRTVRNDDNARWLAPAFAEMHRVLKPGGLCVSFYGWHQVDVFMAAWRAAGFRPVGHLVFPKGYASSSRFLRTMHEQAYVLAKAGAPLPRLDLPDVLPWAYTGNRLHPTQKPVAALRPVIERLCPPGGLVLDPFCGSGSTLLAARMAGRRAIGMDLDAGHVFTAGMRLHGVGKGG; encoded by the coding sequence ATGAACGCCCCCCTCCCCTGCCCCGGCGCGGTGCATCACGGCGACTGCGTCCGCCTGATGGGCCGGATGCCGGAGGCCTGCGTCGACATGGTGCTGACCGATCCGCCCTATCTGTGCCGCTACCGCTCGCGTGACGGCCGCACGGTGCGCAACGACGACAACGCCCGCTGGCTGGCGCCCGCGTTCGCCGAGATGCACCGCGTGCTGAAACCCGGCGGGCTGTGCGTGAGCTTCTACGGCTGGCACCAGGTCGACGTGTTCATGGCCGCGTGGCGCGCGGCCGGGTTCCGGCCGGTGGGGCATCTGGTGTTCCCCAAGGGCTATGCCTCCTCGTCGCGGTTCCTGCGGACCATGCACGAGCAGGCCTATGTGCTGGCGAAGGCGGGGGCTCCCCTGCCCCGCCTGGACCTGCCGGACGTGCTTCCATGGGCCTACACCGGCAACCGGCTGCACCCGACCCAGAAGCCGGTGGCGGCGCTGCGGCCGGTCATCGAGCGGCTGTGCCCGCCGGGCGGGCTGGTGCTTGATCCGTTCTGCGGGTCAGGCTCAACCCTGCTGGCGGCCCGGATGGCCGGGCGTCGCGCGATCGGCATGGATCTGGACGCGGGCCATGTGTTCACCGCCGGAATGCGGCTCCATGGCGTTGGGAAGGGAGGCTAG
- a CDS encoding beta strand repeat-containing protein: MPFRMLRTAGAALVLTWGLAAASHAADDWMNLATVSATMGMNAGRICVGASMTDVGCPTYAPEVGADGSISASRFVGDGSGLTGVVASTADRIVSGTTSLLAVSGTGFVSLTQAGTNTGWFDPARGLVTLGVSSTGRISTTDLAVRGTIDIVTGTASVVVGRYAGNAAGTLYTTTTAVGYAAAQYNTGANIVALGASAGQFNAGANVVAAGFGAGQYNSSSAVTVMGNYAGQLSSGTTLTATGYMAAQNNTGANVAAFGGYAGQNNTNNYATMLGNYAGRSNTGAESTMSGFSSGEVNTGHYLTATGFRSGQYNAGSNVTAIGYNAAQYNSGSQVTTVGLGSARFNTASNITAVGYNAATSNTYSNVTALGYNAQPSRANQVVLGDGNVVEVTTTGIILAGGLNTSGTVTATRFVGDGSGLTGVVASTADRIVSGTTSMVAVSGTGFVSLTQAGTNTGWFDPTRGLVTLGVSATGRVSASSGYFGGQVEIGSGAGSARLIIRDSAQSYGGYLRFGDVGTGLYFPSSTIATASLALMTSYTEAMRIVSSGYVGIGTASPTARFEVSGTVSATRFMGDGSGLTGVASASPSIASGLSGSIVFRDETGYLKAYNTFSISSTTGSVGIGSGSPAWLGANAFYAAGNVYGYSFYVPAGGGLKFGSGSARIDGSGNIGNDQIVFSASSTEAMRIVSTSFIGIGTASPTARFEVSGTVSATYVKLADNDNLPCTPERYGTLRYSNGKQYMCMPR; encoded by the coding sequence ATGCCGTTCCGCATGCTCCGCACCGCTGGCGCTGCCCTTGTTCTGACTTGGGGGCTGGCGGCGGCATCGCATGCCGCCGATGACTGGATGAATCTCGCAACAGTCTCCGCCACGATGGGTATGAATGCCGGGCGGATCTGTGTGGGAGCCAGCATGACCGATGTGGGGTGCCCCACTTATGCGCCGGAGGTCGGAGCCGATGGAAGCATCTCCGCAAGCCGGTTTGTGGGAGATGGCTCCGGCCTCACCGGGGTGGTGGCCAGCACCGCCGACCGTATCGTGTCTGGCACCACCAGTCTGCTGGCGGTTTCCGGGACTGGCTTCGTCTCCCTCACCCAGGCGGGCACCAACACCGGCTGGTTCGATCCCGCGCGCGGGTTGGTGACGCTGGGGGTGAGCAGTACCGGGCGTATTTCCACCACCGACCTGGCTGTGCGTGGAACCATTGATATTGTGACCGGGACCGCAAGTGTGGTGGTCGGCCGCTACGCCGGCAATGCCGCGGGCACCCTCTACACCACCACCACCGCAGTTGGTTATGCGGCGGCCCAGTACAACACCGGCGCCAATATCGTGGCCCTAGGGGCTTCTGCCGGGCAATTCAATGCGGGTGCGAACGTGGTCGCCGCCGGTTTTGGGGCCGGGCAATATAACAGCAGTTCGGCGGTTACCGTGATGGGGAACTATGCCGGGCAGCTTTCCTCCGGCACCACCCTGACCGCCACCGGCTATATGGCGGCGCAGAATAATACGGGTGCCAATGTGGCCGCGTTTGGCGGCTATGCCGGGCAGAACAACACGAACAACTATGCGACTATGCTGGGCAATTATGCCGGGCGTAGCAATACCGGCGCCGAAAGTACGATGTCGGGGTTTTCATCGGGTGAAGTCAATACCGGGCACTACCTAACTGCTACCGGTTTCCGCTCGGGGCAATATAATGCCGGGAGCAATGTGACTGCGATTGGTTATAATGCGGCACAATATAACAGTGGCAGCCAAGTTACCACTGTTGGCCTGGGTTCAGCTCGATTCAATACCGCATCAAATATAACCGCCGTTGGTTATAATGCGGCCACATCGAATACATATAGCAACGTGACAGCGCTGGGTTACAACGCGCAGCCCAGCAGGGCCAACCAGGTGGTACTGGGGGACGGGAACGTTGTGGAAGTGACCACCACGGGCATAATCCTCGCCGGGGGGCTGAACACCAGCGGCACCGTGACTGCGACGCGTTTTGTGGGGGATGGGAGCGGCTTGACCGGCGTGGTGGCCAGCACGGCTGACCGCATTGTGAGTGGTACGACCAGCATGGTAGCTGTCTCCGGTACGGGCTTCGTCTCGCTCACGCAAGCGGGCACCAATACCGGGTGGTTTGACCCGACTCGCGGGCTGGTGACGCTGGGGGTGAGCGCGACAGGGCGTGTCAGCGCGAGTTCCGGCTATTTTGGCGGGCAAGTTGAAATTGGCTCTGGTGCTGGTTCGGCGAGACTTATTATTCGCGATTCGGCACAGTCGTATGGTGGTTATCTCCGATTTGGCGATGTTGGTACTGGGTTGTACTTCCCCAGTAGTACGATAGCGACTGCAAGTTTAGCCCTTATGACCTCTTATACTGAGGCGATGCGGATTGTTTCGAGTGGGTATGTCGGTATCGGAACCGCTAGCCCCACAGCACGCTTCGAGGTGTCCGGCACCGTCTCCGCCACCCGGTTCATGGGGGATGGCTCGGGCCTGACGGGCGTAGCCTCGGCCTCGCCCAGCATCGCCAGCGGCCTCTCAGGTTCCATCGTGTTCCGCGATGAGACCGGATACCTGAAGGCCTACAACACTTTCAGCATCTCCAGCACCACCGGAAGCGTGGGGATCGGAAGCGGATCACCTGCCTGGCTGGGCGCTAATGCGTTCTATGCCGCAGGAAATGTCTATGGCTATAGCTTCTATGTGCCTGCTGGAGGCGGGCTGAAATTCGGGTCAGGCTCTGCCCGCATCGATGGCTCGGGCAACATCGGTAATGACCAGATCGTATTCAGCGCATCAAGCACCGAAGCAATGCGCATCGTAAGCACATCCTTCATCGGAATCGGAACCGCCAGCCCCACAGCACGCTTCGAGGTGTCCGGCACCGTCTCAGCTACCTACGTCAAGCTCGCCGACAACGATAACCTGCCCTGCACGCCCGAGAGGTATGGCACCCTGCGCTACTCCAATGGCAAACAGTACATGTGTATGCCTCGCTAG
- a CDS encoding stability/partitioning determinant encodes MGDVRTNLFADDDAADLDLSSFRPAKPVRQSEEATKTAAAKAGFVSREPKVVPATPVPEKPARRVWRTGRNVQLNLKATPETVAAFYAIADAQGWVLGEALEKAVELLREKYAPKAG; translated from the coding sequence ATGGGAGACGTCCGCACCAACCTGTTCGCTGATGACGACGCGGCGGATCTCGACCTGTCGTCGTTCAGGCCCGCCAAGCCTGTCCGCCAGAGCGAGGAGGCCACGAAGACGGCCGCCGCAAAGGCGGGATTCGTGAGCCGGGAGCCCAAGGTGGTTCCGGCCACCCCCGTGCCGGAGAAGCCCGCGCGCCGTGTCTGGCGCACCGGCCGCAACGTCCAGCTCAACCTCAAGGCCACCCCGGAAACCGTCGCTGCATTTTACGCCATCGCTGACGCGCAGGGCTGGGTGCTGGGCGAGGCGCTGGAGAAAGCCGTGGAGCTTCTGCGCGAGAAGTACGCGCCGAAGGCGGGGTGA